The window TGGCTTCCCTCCCTTACCCCTGTGGTCCAGGGCTCCAGACACAGACAGGCCTCCAGCCAGCCCCACAGCCCCCGGGCCGGGCCTTTGGACATTCTGGTTACAATCAACTCAATGGGGTGATTCCTTTGGCATAAGAGAAGCCAGTTCCTGATGGAAAGACAGGATGTTGGAGGCTTGGGGGTCATCCCAAAGAGTTGGGCACTTTGGCCTTTGGCTCTTCTGGGAGCTTTGACTCATGCGTGGtccctacccccaccctccccacttgTCTGTGACAGCTGACTTCCTAAAACTCCGCAGTTAGGGAATTATTTGGCAACAAGGAGGCTAAGGCTGTTTTGTGGTGGCACAgtctttaaaaagttcaaaagaaaatatgagaccTCAGAAAGAGGCGTTCATCCGGGACAGGGCATAAACGTCCCACTATTTGTCAGCGCCAGGGTTGGCGGCCACTATCTCCTCGTACTTTGGGGGTGGGTCGCTGTAAGACATGCTGGCCTCCTCACTGCTGCTCTCTTGGGGCGCAGTCACCTCCTCGTaggaggggggaggggtggtGCTGGACAGTCTGGAGAGAGAGAGCTCAGGGAGGTAGAGAGTGCTCTCGAGTCGGACTGTGGTCCTGCCCCCCCGACTGGGCCCCACCACCACCTGGGGGCTGCTCACTGCCTCTCGGTGCCCAGAAGGCTCCCCTTGACTATGCATGGTACCCCGGTACACCATGACTCGGGGGAGGGTGTGCCCGGCGCGACTGGCTAGGTACCGGTTCTGAGCATAGGAGGGGTGGTGACGGGTCGCTTTCTGCAGCTGGCACCTCCAGATGATGAACAAGGCGATGACAATCAGCAATGCCACCCCCAGAAGGGGT is drawn from Papio anubis isolate 15944 unplaced genomic scaffold, Panubis1.0 scaffold1008, whole genome shotgun sequence and contains these coding sequences:
- the PRRG3 gene encoding transmembrane gamma-carboxyglutamic acid protein 3, whose amino-acid sequence is MAVFLEAKDAHSVLKRFPRANEFLEELRQGTIERECMEEICSYEEVKEVFENKEKTMEFWKGYPNAVYSVRDPSQSSDAMYVVVPLLGVALLIVIALFIIWRCQLQKATRHHPSYAQNRYLASRAGHTLPRVMVYRGTMHSQGEPSGHREAVSSPQVVVGPSRGGRTTVRLESTLYLPELSLSRLSSTTPPPSYEEVTAPQESSSEEASMSYSDPPPKYEEIVAANPGADK